AAGTCGCTTTATCTCTGTACGTTAAGCGAGTCGATGCACAGGACCGTCGTTCAACGCGTTGTATCGCGTTTTTTATTACCATAGAAAACGCGCGCGGATTCGTGCTTTATCACGAGCGAGGAGCCGCCGTTCGATCCCGATGGGGGTTGCTGCAGGAGCAACGGGCGTGCACACGCCCGCCTCGCTGATAGGACACTTTATTTATCGCTGCCCATTGCACAGCCTCCTTGTCGTTCTCAATTTTTTTACGATTACCAAACGTACGTATGCGCGCGACGACGACACGCGTCGAAAGAAATATTCGACGCGCACCAGGGTTCTAAAGTCGACGCAAGGCTTTCTGGGGGTGGGTTTCAGTGAATTACGCGTGTACCCGTCGGATTTTCTAGCTCGACAACGATGGAGATCTTATTTTCTTGTCGGATCCAGATGAAATTTAAAACGACACTGTATTTTGTCATCACAATGATTTTACAGTTGCAGAAGATAATTGAAAAGGTATTTGTTGATAGGGTTACAATTAAGATCATATTGCACCAGGGTTTTAAAATCGCTGGAAGACTTTTAGGGGGTGGATTTCAGTGAATTACGCGTTATTTTCTTACCAGATCCAGATGAAACTTAAAATGATACGGTATTTTATCACCCCAACGATTTTAAAGTTGCAAAAGATAATTGAAAAGAAATGTAGAACAATTAAGATTATATTCGAACGCTAAGGCAACGTTATTCAACGAGCAAAAAATTATTAGAtatttggaaatattgtttgcgaggATAATTTAGAAATTTCGTGAAAATTCCCGCAGCAACCCCCTGGTGGCGCGTCCAGCCGATCTTAGCCGAGAGTTGGGGCGTTAATTAATTCGCGTCGGTCGCGTGTCTTCCCCCTTTTCCCGGCGACACTGTTAATTAGGAACGTGACAATCACACCGAACACACAGACAGCTGGCCCACGCGTCGAATTAACTGGCTCCTGGTAGCCACACAGAAGCGATCTAACATCGATCGGTGGTGTGATCCCGCCAAGTTTGTTGCCCCATGGCTTAGAGCTGAAATAGACCCGTTCTCGAAGCGTTCCTCTGTTTTCGCGCCAATTTTACTCCAACTTGGCCACGAGTGGTCGAGAGTCGAATTCTCGACTTCTTCTAGCCGTTTTGTTTCGTTCAACCCTGGCTAAACTTGATCGACCCTGATCGTTTCTACAAGTTCGTAGCTATGTTGTGTGAATTCAAGATATTTCAGTCACTAATTGCCAATTTCTGCCAACAGTTAGTACTTTACAATCGCAAAACGATTCCCGTTTTTCAGTATTACAAGAAAGGATACAgcgtgttcttttttttttaaactatcCATATCGTGCGATAGATTAACAGAAAAATCTGTTAAATTCTTCGTCTGAAGCATCTTACTCTCTCTGATGAGTCTTTCTTTGGCTCAGTCGTCCCAGAAAATTCTTTAATTAATCGTTGCCCCAAAGCAACGCGAGACGATCGTCCCAATCGATCCCCGTTACAATCTACGAACCGTTCTGTCTGCATTTCCTTTCTCTTGGACCGCGTGTAGTGGTACCGGTGAAAACGGGGGAACCGGTTCCCAGGGTTTCCCTTTTAACAGCCTGTTTCGAAGCAAACCGTTTCGAACGCCACTTGGACTTGGTACGTTCCACGAAAGTTATTCGAAAACAGAGTGTCTGGGTTACGATTGCAATTTGATCTACGACATCGAATCGAAGTCGCAAGTTGACGAGGAACTGAGCAGACGTTCGTGGCTCTGTCAGTGCAGATAGCAATCATTTAACTTGCTTCAAACGATAAACAAATGTTTCTTATGGGCTCTAGTATTTTTTGAATTGTTAATGGATCGATTGAAAAACTAATTACGTTTCAATATTCCATTCGAGACAAAGTAGTTAACAATGGACTACTGATTTAATGGTAATAGTAATGGCGAACTGAACGATAGCCAAATGCGATGGACTGCTGAATAAACACGAACGATAAACCATTCGTAAGAAGCTGTCACTGATAAACGATAAAAATGGCACACAGTTTATGTTAAACGCTATGCTACCTGTTATTATAATTTGTACCGCCTTGAGAGCTAACTATTGACCAACAGGCGCATTTGCGAACACCTGTATTCCATTAATCATGAGTCTCCACTTTCGAACTTACCATTTGTTTGCAAAAACCACTGCGATCGTAGCTGAGCTGCGAAGCCTTGAAATTGTGCTGCGTCTTTACACGAAAGTGATTATTTACAGTCGAGGGTCACTAAGTAAATCGATCGCTATCTCCGTTCTCGATCGACGACACGATTTTCCGTGCAATTTTCTTCGTAACACATATTCTTCGCACGTTGAACGCGGTTCACATTTATTTAGTATCGCGTTATCTGCTCTCTGTTTCGCTTTCGTTACCTCGCGACAATAGGCGCAACGATAAATGGCCCATTTTCATAAATGGTAACCGGTTATTCTTTGAAAAATAAATAATCGCTGCTAATTGAGAGCAACAATTTTATCAGGCACAGATCTCACATTTAAAGGATCACATCAGAACTCGCGTCTAAATCGTATAAAACAGAGGAAACGAGAGAATTCGATTTTGAACGTGGCAAATTGGCGTAAACTTGGACCGTCCGCGACGACACTGTTCCACAGACTGACTAGAGAGCTCCGATTGATTGCGAGACGAGTGCCCTGTTCATGTAAACATACAATCACAAATGACACTCTTTCAAGGTATTTCTCTCCCACTCCTTAACACCTTTCCAGATATTTGGCGTTTCGTAACGCACTGTTTCCTGAATAGATTAAGCAATGGTGTAAAGTTCGTCTGTGTTGACAACCGACTCGATTCTTTATGTATCCTTGCGTGAATTACTTATCCTTACTGGCGTAATCGacgctttttattttaatacattaAACATTATTCGCAAACAGAAATAACTATTAGCAATACTATAGTTGTCGAACGATAACAATGTCGTGCATTTAATGCTAATTAcatctacgattcgtagacagcgattaaaatataatttaaattgTTAAATAAAGAGTTAACAGtctttaaataaatttaaatatacGTTCGCAGGCTGACGAATTTTTCTAAAATTCTTCCAATGATACATTCAAGTAATTACTGACGTATAATTACGCGAACGTGGCGAACTAATTATACGTGCTCGATTTATGTCGAGTGTAAAACGAGATTACACAATGATTTTCAGGAGCAACGTTGCCTCGCGTGCACAGAGTGCAACGAAAACGGAATTATCTCGATGCCATTCTCAAAGTTGGAACACGCGTTACAGCCAGAATCGCCATACTTGGCGGCAATTCAGAACGCGGTGATCTCGAATCGGTCGTAGAAAATTTCAAATTCTCGTACAATTCTACGTGTAAAATCGAATTTCGAATTCTCACGATAAGAGATATAAATTCGCGCGTGATTTCGGCTCGTTTCAAATGTACACAGTGACTTACGAATTTTCGTGCGACTTAAAACAATTCTTAGAGACACCGTGACTCCTCGTTTCGAAAATCTCGCGAACCGTAGACGATTACCATTGTCTTCCAGCCAGTAAATTACGTTTATAATGCCTCGTGTAAAGTTACGCAATCctccgaacgcgatatcgttttaaTTGCCGTGTAACGCAACGGAGGTGTGCAATTTTAGCCTTTTAAGGGGCGACTTTTAATTAAACGTCCCGCCAAGCGTTCGCGTGCGTTTCGTTATGAAACGTAGTTCCATTTTGAGGCGCACCACACCTTCTGCCCCCGTGTCACGTTTAATTTAACGTATTTCGAATCTGATATTATTTATTACTAATTCGTGCTTAGAAACAATATATTCGTACTTTAATTTATGCTTCTTAACGATCTCTGCGAAATGTGTTTGCAAGCTTATTGCGCCTCGAACATTGCATTAAAGCTTACAACATCGAATCAAAATTCTACAACAATGTACGATTTTCTTGAGCTACGAATAATTTGATTAATATTTTTAACAAGTCAAGTATACGTGTTAGTCTCATTTATCAGATATATCAGTATCTCTTTTATACAGAGAACCAATAAACCTGATTAAATACGAGTATTATATTGATCCTATAAATTACCCTCCTATCGTTCAAATTCCACCTAATTAGATTTTATTACACGTCTTTAATCACACGAACGTCTTTATGCATTGTTCAATCAAGTATCCcggtaaattaattattataattccTCGAGACTGAACCAAACTTGATCACTCTCACTCTAAAGTTATAAAAACCGACGAATAACGTTTCATCGAACAACTCTCCTAAACTTTCTTATTTTATAAGAAAGAAAACCTTTGAAGAACGTCTGTTCGAGAAACTAGAGAATacttttaaataatataaaagtaCACAACGTAGGCAACGAACAGAGCAACGAGCAGAAGCTAGGAACAGAGCTGGAACCAATCGAGTCATCTCCAGATCATGCAAGTGTTATCCTTGCTCGCTGTGACGATGGTATCGCCATTGTACGAAAAAGCGCAATTGAACACGTCGTCCGTGTGGCCATCCAGCGTCTGGACACAATAACCACTCTCTAACGACCATAATTTCGACGTTCTGTCTAAAGACGATGTCAATAGGCGTTGACTGTTTGGACTGAAACAGACTGCAACGATTTTCCACGTTAAATCTCGATGCAAATTTGGGATGAATTAAGAGAAGAAAAATTTTTGtaacaaaagaagaaaaaactgtTCGTTTCGAGACCACCTTTGGAGACCTCCTCGCGATGGCCCTCCATCGAGGCCAGCTGCCGGAAATCGACGCTAACGTCCCAAACTCGAGCAGTGGCGTCGCTGCTGGCGGTCGCCAACTTTTTCCCGCTATTGTCGAAGGTCAAGTCCAAGACCTCGTCGTCGTGTCCGCGCAAAGTGGCCAGGCAGGAGTTCATCCTCGTGTCCCAGACTTTGGCCGTCTTGTCCATCGACGAGGAGGCAATCAGCGAGCAATCGAAATTGTAGACGCAATTCGACAGCTCCGATCGATGGCCAATTAACACGCTTGTGCGGCTGTGAAACTCGAGAGAAATTAGGAACACAGATGGTGGCGATTTATATTCTTTCATTTTAACCGAACGCGTGTGTTTCACTTGTTTTTTTATGCTTTTAGGATTGTCTAAGGCAAGATTGGTGAACGAGTGTTACCTGAAAGTCCTCACGTCCCAGATGCTGACAGTGCCGTCGAAGGAGCCAGTTATTACTTGATTTCCATCGTTGTTGAAGTGCAATGCGATTATCTCTGCAGTGTGTCCTCTCAGCGTTCCCAACTCCGTCCCTGTTGAATTCATTTCATATTAATTCGAGGctttcgaacgcttcttaagtCACCGTTTCTCCTTTCACATTTAACTGGCTTCGTTTGCTTTTATTGTTTACTCATCTTGAAAGGAACACGCGGTACAAGCGCACCTGTCGATAGCTGAAAAAGCTTCGATGTCGTGTCCAAAGAGCCAGTCGCGATTTTGGTATGGTTAGGTGAGAATTTCGCGGCAACCACTTCAGCGTTGTGGCCCCACATAGTTAGCAAACAATGACCCGTTCGTGAGCACCAGATCCTCGCGGTTTTGTCGAAGGAGCCAGTTACGATTTTGTCTCTGAGAAGTGAACGTAGTAACAGTAACAATTCTCGAGCAATTCGAACAATTCAAATTGTCTATCTGCGAGTAAGAAACGCAAGTTGATCTATAATTGATCTATAATCGTTGTTtgctttttaaaaatacttaacGCACAGAAATCTATGCCAAACACGATTAATTATGGAATATTTTTTATACACTCAACGTGTTTGCGAATAAACGTTTGGAAAATCGTAATAAAATGTTTGTCGCGCGCGAGAGCAGTTCGAGTACTCGCAGACGTGTATGCAGAAAGCGATTATAGTAATTGATAGAGACGTTTGATCGGTAAAGAGTGTATGAGAAAGACTGTATCCTCGTTTCCGGTCGAGAGCGATACGAACGAATCGTAAGGGCAATAAAAGAGACGCACGATGCTGGGTTGTTGAAGGACACGGTGTAGACCACATTTTTATGGCCTTCGAGAGTAAGAAGCTCCGCTCCACTGTCAATGTCCCAAACTTTACACGTTCTGTCGTAGCTGCCTGTCAGGCACCTGTTCGAACAATTTGTTTCTCCTTTACTTTCGACAGTTTGTTGTAAAAAAAAATAGCACGCGTGAAATGTTATGATAATGAATAATTAATTAGTAGAAATCGTGGTTCAACGTATAAAAAAGATAACTGTGAACCAGGTTTTTAATTTCTAAATGAGAATTGtgaaatttatatttatggATTCCGTGAACTACGGGCTTGGCTACTTCATCACTTGAGAATCGATATTGTTGCGTGTAATTGACGATTTAAAAGAGACGAGAGAATTTCGACTGGCAATTTGCAAGGAACTTGGCTAAAAATTTATTTCTACGATCCCAGGTGATAAAGACGCTACTCTCTTTGTCAAAACTTTTCAGAACGTGTACAAAGTAATTCTGGAATAGATGGTCAAACTTTAGAACCTCGTGCCGCTCGCCTTAAGGATGAAAAAGGTGATACAAACGTTGCTTGGAAACTGTTTCTGCCTGGAACCGGCGTGAACTACCATCAACTAAAATTTTGTAGAAAAATATCGTTTCTGTTCCCGGAAAGAAACGATAAAATGGACACGCTTCGAGGTATTGTGTATTATTTAAATTGTAATATACATTGAAGTACTTTCTGAATGAAGAATCACAGAAGACTAATATTGATCCATTTATTTCAGAATTACTCGATCGATAATAGCGGTGGTGACCAAGGGTAAAACTGAATTTCGAACAGTGCTCGAGGAATCTTAATCGAGAGTACCTTTTACCTAATTTATCGAACGCGATATTCGTAAGGGGCAGAAGATGGGTCTGCAACGTTTTGTATTTGTAGTACCGCTTCGTGTTCGCGTCGCAAACTTTGGCCTGCAGCTTCACCAGGGTCTCCACTAACTGCTCCATTACACTTTCGGTTATTACGGGCTCGGACGCTTTTATGCTCTCCGCTAATGCTCTTATGTCCGTTCTGAAAAACGAGACGTACAACTCGCCCGTCTACTTCCCGCCAAAGTAATTATACGCCCacgagtattttttttttaaatgatccGACTAGCTTAAGCCCAGCTGTGACTGGCAACAGTTACCCTGCTGTTTCTCTCTGTCTCAAATTATTTTTACCAATTATTTACAGTCATTTTCTAACGTTACAATTGTACAGTGTATTAGAACTGCGATGAAAAGTTTCTGCGTGCTACTATAAAAATTCGTAGGTGTAAAAAGCATACGATAACTCTAAGAATAACTTAAACAAAATCATTTCCTTCTTGCTAACAAAATAACGTTTAATTACTCTGCAGACAGATCCAGAAGGTCGATCATCTTCGTCTTGACGTCTCCGCCTTGCGTGTACTCCAACGCGAGACCTGAAACAGGTCCAGGACTGAAAGGAAGCACAACGTTCCCGCGCGTTAATTCCCAATCGAAACTGGCGTCACCCGATTGGCATACCTGGCGGGAAGTAGCGGAGCAAAAACTTCAGAAGCTTCATGTGGACATTCCAATTATAGCCGCGTCCAGTGCTTCAGACAGCCAGCCAGATTGCCGCCGACCCACGAGAACGAGAGCCACGGGATTTAATTATAAAACGTAACCGGTGGAGGCGTAAAACGCGATTCGCAGGGGTTAGTTTTACCCGCGGTTGACAGTGCAGTCATCCGGAACTGCCGGCTATGCGCGTCCAACTACTTCCGCCCTCGTCGTCGCTGAAATAAAGGAATCGCGATGCTCCCCGTTACCAAGGCACGCTTGATCGATTCCAGAGCACGATTTCGCGTCGAAATTTCGTGACTAATTACGAATACGGGATCAGCAATTCTGTGGAATACATAAATAGAAGTTTAGAAAATGATAGAGTGTAACATCAGCCTGTTTAagtattatacaatgccattgATGCGATCGAACATACGCTTCTCTTTGCCTCTGCTTGTTTACTGCGTTAATTTGTATGTAATAAGATTCTGTAATTACTTCTGAACGGTATATTCATGTAATCATTCTGGACAATACATGACAGGATGATATTGACATGATACCAGCAATCTATCCATGTATGACTACGTTCAATAAATTACAGAAGACATATCAGAAAATAAATGTGAAAGTAATTCTACACAATCATTATACACTATATTACTTTAAGTATCTCTAAAAATTACTACTTTAGATCAATTTAAACCgaacaaatatgtatatttcaacAGTTTCATCAtaatttcttgtatactttagtAATTTCATTAtactttcttgtatatttcaatagttttatcgtaatttattttatatttccctctgtggaggtaagagagagaaagatatattagaaagctataagaaagagagagacagatgcTACGGACCCTactgtagaacccctggcgccatctctgcaaaaagtgctcaaactggtcgctcagcattatcaacagcgaagtgaactacttagaactactagcgccatctttgCAAAGAATAGTGAACTAATTACCGACCCTAGCTTCAGCACCCCTCCAAGAGATGGCACTAGTGctacagtagttcacttcgctgttgataatgctgagcgaccagtttgagcactttttgcagagatggcgccaggggttctagagtAGGGTGGTAGCAGCTGTCtcgctctttcttatagctttcgtatatttctttctctctcttaccaccAAAGCGAGAGATATAATTTGCCTTACTCTTtccattcaatgaaaattaaggaatttctttatttaatcagtatCAATAATCGAAAATTatgtaattaagatgagagacagtagcagagagaaagaaagagaagcgAAAACGAAGTCAGGAAGGCACTAGATGTGTAATATAAAGGGTGATTCGGTGTAGTGTCGGCCGTAAAAATTTATCACACGAGTAGTAAATTACcctgtataaatatatatataaaagaaattgaTTTAAGTCATAATAAGTTTTCATATACAACATTTGTATAAATCTATTTTAAATAAGTGAAAAGCACAGCAAAGGAGaaaaatatgtataatatatatgtacaaatTCGATTAATTTTAATCATCATCCGATTCGTCAGCTTTCTTTTGACTGGCTTCaggcttttcttcttctttgtaATGCCTATATTCTGGTTTCAATTCCCACATATTTCTGTGAGGGTTTTTTAAGTTATAATTGCAAACTTCATTTAATATTTCCTTTAAATATACCTAATAAGATAaaaatatacatgtatacatatgtaAAGTTATTATCTTTGATTAAATATATTTACTTATAAgtatgaaataaaaaattgtatatCTGTTAACAAACACAAAGAAAAGATGCAGCTATATAGATATAAGAAAAAGGTGACTTACAATAGGTTGCTTTGTAATCTTCACGAGATCTTTTATGTTATAATATTGATGTTTCTCAAATGCAGCGAATAGCATATCCAATACTGCATCTTTATCATCCCTCATTTTCTTGCCCTCTGCCTTCTTCTTCTCTGCATACTCGATCTGTAAAAAAATTAAATGCATTTATTTAACACCTATTAAGtacataaaataatatataaacacTATAATAATATGCTGTACTTACATTGTGCTTATGGTCAGAAACAGGTTTGAAATTTTGAACTACCCTATCTAATTGTTGAACTTGTCTTTGCGGAACAGATGCCCTTTTAATACTTTGTAATTTCAATTTCATGTAACAGTTATCAGCTGGAACATATAAAAACAAATAGATGCACAAGTTACAGTTTATTCTGCAAGGAGGTTTTGTAGAATAAAATTCTTACCATATGGACGACATTCTAATTTTTGTACAATTCTACCTTCCATATAAAGCTTTTCAGTTTCAGGAACTATAGAATCTGAGCTACTTGATGCTGCAACATTTAATAACCTCTTGTCAATGTTAACATTATGTAAAATATGTTTGTAGTAACGAGACTTACGTGTAACATGTGAGAATACTCCTAGCATTTGTTTCGTTACTGTTGTGACATCTAATCTGTGCTGTTTTGGAATTTCTTCCTCTCCCGGTTCCTTCAAGGCTAGGACAGCTTCCGACAGTCTTAGGGATACCTCTGCTTTTTGTCCAGGATTTctaaaaatgtatatatattaataaaatattttgaaaatatgGTAACATTGGAATAACCTACCAGTTGTAAACCTACTTAGTTATTTTTAATTTGCCAACTTCTATATTTCCAGGTGCTTTCTCCCATTTATTCGCTATGTATTTTGGTACTTTCACAAGCCAAACACCTCTGCCAGCATTACTTAAATCTAATTCCTTTTCTGTGTGCGATACGCTCGTAGTCATTATCTCTTTTTCCCGTATTTTTTCGAGTTtattgtttaaaaaattagatacaatattgTGAGACAAATAAAACTTTATCAAATATAGTATACTTGCTTATATTTCAGAAACTTACAATGGCACATTTAAAAAGTAATTATACACACAATAATTGTACTAGTTCGATAAAAAATTGACTGAATATTTGTTTAACTTAAAAAAGTAACGTCTACTATTCTATTTCTTTACGCGATCGACCTTATTCAGTATTCTACAAGGTAGGTACAGTTTCTTTTATGTAAACAGATCTAAGTCATCGATTAAAAATGTTTAGATTTGCTGTCTGCGAGAGAATGCGATTTTAAGTGGTTCATGCGATACGCACTTGAAAcaataacaaataataataaaCGTGGAGTGTCGATTAAATATCAGTACATACAATTCATTTAATAGAACTCTACTATTCGCTTAAattacattacaatgttttaaagtgaCCCAGGGAAGTATAACTTAAATCAAACATAAACACTTGTGCTTTTTGTAGCGCACAGCTAACCATAACCTGAAACAATTTTGTGAGTACACGAAGTAACCTTTAAGGTTTCCCTTTAATTTCAAATTGCTCTCCAACAATTCACAGTGTTTGTTTGAATGAAAGGTATAAAACAATGGCATCTACGTGTATGGTTATAAGTCGACAAATTTCGACGTCGTCGATATGTCGTGGTAAACGTAATTTTCGAATGATACAACTTTACAACAAACGGGGCAGTCGTGCATATAAACTGGAACGAAGTAAAAACCCGAATTACGATATACCCATTGACAGTATGTATTTTTTCATTTCTCACGCACGCATAGATATTTTTTACTGAATTAGTGCAACAGTTAATATATATTTCCAGCGAGAGGAGTAAAGCCAACAGGGAAATGGGTGGACAATCATTGGGTTGAAATACCGGAAATGATACCGGAACTCATTGTTCCTTCCTTGAAGGACTTCCACTTAAAACCATACGTTTCCTATAGAGTTACTGATGTTGGGCAACGTGAATATACGGCCAAAGATTTGTTCGATTTAGTTTATGCTGATAAAATCACGAGAGACTATAAACAGGGCCAATTAGGTCCAAACGGCGAACCATTAAATCCTACCAAGTATGAAAAAATGACAGCCAAAGAAGCTAGAGCTGCGGCAGATAAAACTGGTACTGATATTTTCGAAGTAACTGAAAATGAACTTCAAGCAGAGTCGCACATTTTAGAAAAAAAATAGGAACATTGAAAGAAAGAGATCTGTTACTATAAATATTTGCAGATTTTTTGAAATTTATCTTcaaataaaataactttaaccTTATAGTTTGCATGTTTTATTCAATATGCTCGTACGCACAATGTATACACCTGTTGAAAGTCCTGTAACTTATAAATAGTAATTATTTACCGTCGTAAGtaaattaaagaaaaatcaTATGTTAATTTAgtaaaaaatttttaatttattgcaaatatatatataaaagcgGATTTTTAACTTTAAACGGAACATCTTCCATTGTCTTTGACTGGCTTTCGCCATGTTATTACATTACTATACAATATTTCATAACGTTGAACGACAGTAAATAATTACTTCACAAAGTACTTGTACGTGTTGGACATTATATCgccaaataataattttatgtcTTTACTTCTTGTTTATTTCTTGGGAAAATGTTTACTGCTAATTAGTAAAAATGATGGAAAATTCAATATTACTTTCTCGATGAAATAAATGAACAGAACACATTTTATGAATGTCTACTTCATGCAATTTCAAATCTCTGTCATTCCAAAAAAGACATGGATGGAAATACGTAGCAGTGCCCGAAAACTGATTCTCAATTCCTTAGTTCCTTTGCGAACTGTTTCAGGGAATGTCTTTTCGAGAATAATATATGCCAGGACAAGATCTCGCATGATTATGCTAACTTAATAGCTATTTTTTTTTACTTATCAAAAGACTTTTTGAGCGATGTTTGATTGTTTTTTCGGGTAAAAAATGGcggaaaatttgaatattaaagtCGTTGTCAGTTGTGCGCGGCCGGTATTGCTTTCTACTGACTAGACTACCAGAATCTAATATAATATTTGCTTTAAAAAGTGCTGTATTCGTATCAAAAATGTACAAACGTGTTTAAGTTATTATTGATTCCTTCCCTGTCCACTCGATAACAATTATAGAGAAGTTTGTGAAACAGAACTACTTAGCTTTCGTTCCAAGTGAAATGATAACTTTGTACTACTGTTTATGCAAGATGTATTAACAATGACTATTGATATAACTTGtacattttttcttttctttttatagaAAATGATAATGTATACAAAACGTATAATCGAAAATGTAAGCAGACATTACCTTTGTTCAATATCatgtatataacaattttatttaaacatCTTTACAGAATGCAGCACTTTTTCATTTTTGTTTTGTTTAAATAGCAGCTACTATTTATCGCTATttattgtttttattatttcttaacTCGCTATAACGATCATAGTGAAGAGTGGAATGACAAAACACCTAGTTTTGTACAACATTATTAGAATAGTTATCAATAAAAACGTATAACAAAAAACTTTAACGCTTGGTTTCCTTCACTTGTTAACTCCACTCTTCAATGAATTGCATAGAAAAGCATAAGTGGCATAATGCTTGCGCTTAGATCTAAATAAACTTTATTTCGAGCTTCCTTGCCGAGCGAAGATTATCGTGTCTTTATCTTACATTACAACATACGCGTATTTTATTTTTCATCTGAGCACCGATTTTTCTTACTTCGTTTCCTAAATTTTATTCTCGACTAGATATTTCAGTCAACTCGTTCGCCTCGTATGGAAGTTATAAAATTCataaattaattgcgaagtacagGTCGAGAGTTCAGCGTAATATTCAATGGTCATATtaaattaaaatatcatgaaagaaATAGGCATGTCGAGAGATAATAGATTGCCATTACCGTAAGATAATTTATTGAAATTCGGGAAGCACGTCAAAAGCATTCTTCGTTAATTATCACTGAAATATGC
This sequence is a window from Xylocopa sonorina isolate GNS202 chromosome 6, iyXylSono1_principal, whole genome shotgun sequence. Protein-coding genes within it:
- the LOC143424881 gene encoding uncharacterized protein LOC143424881, which gives rise to MDRLLVSCQYHPVIFCSATSRQVCQSGDASFDWELTRGNVVLPFSPGPVSGLALEYTQGGDVKTKMIDLLDLSAETDIRALAESIKASEPVITESVMEQLVETLVKLQAKVCDANTKRYYKYKTLQTHLLPLTNIAFDKLGKRCLTGSYDRTCKVWDIDSGAELLTLEGHKNVVYTVSFNNPASDKIVTGSFDKTARIWCSRTGHCLLTMWGHNAEVVAAKFSPNHTKIATGSLDTTSKLFQLSTGTELGTLRGHTAEIIALHFNNDGNQVITGSFDGTVSIWDVRTFSRTSVLIGHRSELSNCVYNFDCSLIASSSMDKTAKVWDTRMNSCLATLRGHDDEVLDLTFDNSGKKLATASSDATARVWDVSVDFRQLASMEGHREEVSKVCFSPNSQRLLTSSLDRTSKLWSLESGYCVQTLDGHTDDVFNCAFSYNGDTIVTASKDNTCMIWR
- the Tfiifbeta gene encoding transcription factor TFIIFbeta isoform X1, whose amino-acid sequence is MTTSVSHTEKELDLSNAGRGVWLVKVPKYIANKWEKAPGNIEVGKLKITKNPGQKAEVSLRLSEAVLALKEPGEEEIPKQHRLDVTTVTKQMLGVFSHVTRKSRYYKHILHNVNIDKRLLNVAASSSSDSIVPETEKLYMEGRIVQKLECRPYADNCYMKLKLQSIKRASVPQRQVQQLDRVVQNFKPVSDHKHNIEYAEKKKAEGKKMRDDKDAVLDMLFAAFEKHQYYNIKDLVKITKQPIVYLKEILNEVCNYNLKNPHRNMWELKPEYRHYKEEEKPEASQKKADESDDD
- the Mrpl41 gene encoding mitochondrial ribosomal protein L41, yielding MASTCMVISRQISTSSICRGKRNFRMIQLYNKRGSRAYKLERSKNPNYDIPIDTRGVKPTGKWVDNHWVEIPEMIPELIVPSLKDFHLKPYVSYRVTDVGQREYTAKDLFDLVYADKITRDYKQGQLGPNGEPLNPTKYEKMTAKEARAAADKTGTDIFEVTENELQAESHILEKK
- the Tfiifbeta gene encoding transcription factor TFIIFbeta isoform X2, translating into MTTSVSHTEKELDLSNAGRGVWLVKVPKYIANKWEKAPGNIEVGKLKITKNPGQKAEVSLRLSEAVLALKEPGEEEIPKQHRLDVTTVTKQMLGVFSHVTPSSSSDSIVPETEKLYMEGRIVQKLECRPYADNCYMKLKLQSIKRASVPQRQVQQLDRVVQNFKPVSDHKHNIEYAEKKKAEGKKMRDDKDAVLDMLFAAFEKHQYYNIKDLVKITKQPIVYLKEILNEVCNYNLKNPHRNMWELKPEYRHYKEEEKPEASQKKADESDDD